A genome region from Erigeron canadensis isolate Cc75 chromosome 3, C_canadensis_v1, whole genome shotgun sequence includes the following:
- the LOC122591298 gene encoding phosphoinositide phospholipase C 4-like produces MGSYKVCYCFIRKFKVTEADPPSDVKELFKKYSGDGVYMTVDQLRLFLEEYNGQAVLVSDAEKIVEQILHKRHHHLAKLIHRRSISLEDFHHFLFCTELNPPITSQVHQDMNAPLSHYFIYTGHNSYLTGNQLSSNCSIVPIIKALKRGVRVIELDLWPNPSKDNVHVLHGRTLTSPVKLIDCLKAIKENAFIASPYPVIITLEDHLTPDLQEKVAEMVTETFGSMLFYPESEKFEELPTPESLKNRILISTKPPKEYLEIKEDKRTSSQKNQVSDLDDDAWSEDNSFKSGSDRSEIDAENEELLKAKKPPSSPVYKRLIAIHAGKPKGGLKDALKVEKDKVRRLSLSEQGFEKAVENHGQDVVRFTQKNILRIYPKGTRITSSNYKPLNGWLHGAQMVAFNMQGYGKSLWLMHGMFRANGGCGYVKKPDFLMRCGPKNEVFNPKAKLTTKTSLKVKIYMGDGWHLDFKKTHFDKYSPPDFYTRVGIAGTSVDKKMRKTKIKEDNWTPVWNEEFTFPLAVPELALLRVEVHDYNMSEKDDFAGQICLPVSELRPGIRAIPLCNRKGDQYASARLLMRFEFV; encoded by the exons ATGGGGAGTTACAAAGTATGTTACTGTTTTATAAGAAAGTTTAAAGTAACCGAAGCTGATCCACCATCAGACGTCAaagaattatttaaaaaatattccGGTGATGGTGTCTATATGACGGTGGATCAGCTTCGGCTTTTTCTAGAGGAATATAATGGACAGGCTGTCTTGGTTTCGGATGCTGAAAAGATAGTTGAACAAATACTTCATAAAAGACATCATCATCTTGCAAAGTTGATTCATAGAAGATCTATTAGTTTAGAggattttcatcattttttgttttgtaccgAGCTTAATCCGCCCATTACATCTCAa GTTCATCAAGATATGAATGCTCCTTTATCACATTACTTCATATACACGGGCCACAATTCTTACTTGACCGGGAACCAGTTAAGTAGCAATTGCAGCATAGTTCCGATCATCAAAGCACTCAAACGAGGTGTAAGAGTCATTGAACTTGATCTATGGCCAAATCCATCAAAAGATAATGTACATGTACTTCATGGAAG GACACTAACAAGCCCGGTAAAACTTATTGATTGCTTGAAAGCAATCAAAGAGAATGCTTTCATAGCGTCGCCTTATCCAGTCATCATAACACTAGAAGACCACCTTACTCCCGATCTTCAAGAGAAAGTAGCCGAG ATGGTCACTGAAACATTTGGATCGATGCTATTTTACCCTGAATCAGAAAAGTTTGAAGAACTCCCAACTCCTGAAAGCTTGAAGAATCGGATTTTAATTTCAACCAAACCTCCAAAAGAGTACCTTGAAATCAAAGAGGACAAGCGTACCAGCTCACAAAAGAACCAAGTTTCTGATTTAGATGATGATGCTTGGAGTGAGGACAATAGTTTTAAG TCAGGAAGTGATAGGAGTGAGATTGATGCTGAAAACGAAGAATTGTTAAAGGCAAAGAAACCTCCTTCATCTCCTGTTTACAAGCGGCTGATTGCAATTCATGCAGGCAAACCCAAAGGTGGATTAAAGGATGCACTGAAAGTTGAGAAGGACAAAGTTAGGCGCCTAAGTTTGTCAGAGCAAGGGTTTGAAAAGGCTGTCGAAAATCATGGACAGGACGTAGTGAG GTTCACGCAGAAGAATATTCTTAGGATTTATCCCAAAGGGACTCGTATTACCTCCTCCAACTACAAGCCACTAAACGGCTGGCTACATGGAGCTCAAATGGTTGCATTTAATATGCAGGGTTATGGTAAATCACTTTGGTTAATGCATGGAATGTTCAGAGCTAATGGAGGTTGTGGTTATGTTAAAAAACCGGATTTTTTGATGAGATGTGGGCCGAAGAACGAGGTGTTCAACCCGAAAGCAAAGCTTACAACCAAGACATCATTAAAGGTGAAAATCTACATGGGAGATGGATGGCATTTGGATTTTAAGAAAACTCATTTCGACAAATACTCCCCTCCGGATTTCTACACTAGG GTGGGTATAGCTGGAACATCTGTTGATAAGAAAATGAGAAAAACCAAGATCAAGGAGGACAATTGGACGCCTGTTTGGAATGAAGAGTTCACATTTCCATTAGCAGTTCCTGAATTAGCTTTACTTAGAGTTGAAGTACATGATTACAACATGTCCGAAAAGGATGATTTTGCTGGTCAAATTTGTCTTCCTGTTTCAGAGTTGAGGCCTGGAATTCGTGCAATCCCACTCTGTAACCGCAAAGGCGACCAATATGCATCAGCAAGGTTACTCATGAGATTCGAGTTTGTATAA